Genomic DNA from Desulfonatronum thioautotrophicum:
AACCGGTCGCGGATAAAATTGATGGTCCGCTGAGCCGTCTTGGTGGAAATCTCGAACTGTTCGGCCATGGTCCGGGCATTGGGAAGCCGCTCTGCCCGAATTTGCTGGTCAAACCAGAGAATTCGCTCCATCTGCTGCAATTCGCTCATCGCTGACCGCTTCCTCCAAAAAGGGCGAACCTAACGGGCAACCTCACCAGGGCCGTTTATAGCAAAGAAGGTGGGACAATACGTGTCCCACCTGTGGCTGCGTATCATTTTGGAGCGACCATGGAAGGAATGGGATACCATTCTTGTTGCCGGCAATTGACCTTTGTCACGTGACAGTTTACAAGTCAAACATGATCATCACGTTTGGCGACAAGGAAACGCAATCTGTTTACGTGGACGGCAAGTCGAAAAAATTACCTCCGGATCTGATCCGCAGGGCCGTCAGGCGTTTGGAATATATCAACCTTGCCACGAGTCTGAACGATCTCAAAACACCGCCGGGCAACCGACTGCATGCCCTCAGGGAAGACAGGGCTGGTCAGTATGCCATTGCCATCAATGACCAGTGGCGCATCTGCTTTCGTTTTGAGGACGGAGATGCCTATGACGTTGAGGTCGTGGACTATCATTGAACAAGGAGCCTTTTCATGCCCATTCCGAACACTACTCCCCGCACCATTGCCCCAACCCATCCCGGCGAGATGCTTCGGGAAGACTTTATGCCCGATTACGAATTGAGCCCCACGTCCCTGGCTACATCCCTCGGGGTCACGCGCCAAACCATCAACGAGTTGATCCGCTGTCGTCGGGCGGTCACACCGTTGATGGCACTGCGCCTTTCCAGGCTTTTCGGGAATTCCCCCCGGTTCTGGCTCAACGCCCAGCAGGCCGTTGATCTTTGGGATCTGGAAGCGGCGTATCGCGACAAGCTGGAAGCCATTCCAAGGCTGGGGGCGGTAAAAGACGAAGCAACGGCCCTGGCGTGACTGTTTATGGCCCAGACCCAACATTCGTGTCACCAGGTATCAAGTAGCTTCGAACAGATTGTCAGCGGCGACCTGAATTTGTGTCAAAGCCGGTGGTTTGAAAATGCATCTTCTTCATGGATATTCTTTCACCAGTCTCAACCAGAAATAATTCTTCTTCCGCTTATATTCTTTGATCATAACCGATGAGACAGCCGATCGGCCAAGCCACAAGAACATCCAAAATGGAAGCAAATGCTACATTTTCAAACCACCAAGGATTCGCATTTTCGAGGAAGCGCCAACAAACAGATCCCTGTGCACCCAAGGCATAAAAAGCATATCTTGGAATTTTATCTAGTTACATTATCCTAGGCATTCATATGCCTGTGGACAATGCTCATATTCGTGTTCTTGCTGATCTTCACTTCCTTTGTGATATCTCACACTACCTGTCCCAATTGAACCTCTTGAATATTATACCCTACAATCCCTTGCAGGACGTGGCTCGCCCGCCGCGTGTATCATTCTGAGTAAAGTTCAATGTGTACATCCCCGAGGAACCCGTACTTGATACCTAGTACAGCTCGGCGGAAGTCCACCTACCCCCTCCCGTGGGTTAAGCATCCTGAGATCATATGACTTTTTCAGCCGGGAGGAGGGTGGGCGAACTTCCGCCAATATGTACTAGTGACATGAATGTTGGGTCTGGGCCAAGAAGAAAGGCAAGCACTTGGGGCGGCCCCGTGTGCTGACCATGGACACGGAAACGCAGATCCGGGAGTTGCTCCAGGCCGGTGCAAAGCCAAGCCACGTTGCGCGAGACCTCGGGGTTTCCAGGGTATCCGTCTACCGGGCCTTGGGCAAGGCGGCGTGATCCGGATAAGATCAAGCGATTGACCGTAATTGAAAAGCCCGTCCTGGCTCAATCAGGGCGGGCTTTTTCGTGGGCAATTTGCCCCAAACGGCACGTTTTTTTTTGTGCCCTAAAAAGTGCTAACAAGTGGCTGTTTGCGTTTTGACATATTTTTTTGCTTGTGATAAAAAATATAATTTTTAGGGTTTATTGTTTTTAAATCTATTTAAAAAGGAATTAAAATCTATGCCCACACCCTTAGAGATTTTAAATGAAAGGCTTGCGAGTGGGGATATTTCTTTGTCGGAATATGATTTAATAAAATCTAAGATTACACAAGAAACACAATCGTCTAAGATAAATGACCAACACATTGAAGAAAAGCAAGAATATGTTGAAATTGATAAAAAAAATTATCTAGCACCTTCAAATAGATCTCCAATATCCATTAACAGTTATTTAATGGTTGCTGGCGATTAATTTATATATAAAGATATAAAGTATTTGTTTACTCAAGTGACACACAATACTATAGATATTTCAAGAGACACATTGAATTTCATCCCATCAACAAGTGTTTGGTTTGGTGTCTCATGTGACAACCAAAAAGTATTTTCTGTTAGTTCATCTGGGACTATAATTAATAGAAACAAAAGAACAAACATGATTGTTTGTGGTATCTATTTAGGGATGAAAACTCAATTATATAGATTTGAAAGTTCTATGGAATTGTTGAAAAAAAATGGTTTTATAGACATTGACGGTGTTCGTTTTTTTTGTAATGGTAATGTTGTCAAAGGTTCAAAGACTATTAATATTTTAGCAAAAGAAAATGATGTAAGCATTAAATATGGTCGTTATATTGGTGGGTCTGTTTATTTCACAGTTAACAATCCAAATCTTGTAAAAATAACAGAAAACAAGCAATCTGGCTTGTTTAATAAAAAAATATCATTTGACATGTCTTCAAATAAAGACTTAACTCCAAGAATTATCAACTTGATTAGGAATGGAAAATTACTTGAATTAAATTAACTTTTCTTTTTTTTGCCACAAAAACGCACACCAGACAAATCGCTATACACTTTAACCTGACACGCTGCCAGGCAATCAAGCGCACATTTGATTTTTTTGATTCAGGTGGACGGGATGAAAGTGACAGCTTTTGACCCAGAAAGGAGGTCATCAATCCATTGTCCCATAAACGACCGTATTTGTGACAAACGGCCAGTTTGTCACATGCCAGTCATCACACGAACGTTAGCGTACGATTCCGTTCCATTGGACTTCAACCCCCGAAAGAGAGGGCCTGGCTCCCTTCCTATTGCCCCAGAAAGCCCCCTCTCTGGTTTGCCATGGGGGATGATCAGGGCAATAGGAAAGAGATAACGTGTTCGAACCACTCCTGGGATGCAAAGAAATGGATGAATCCATACCTTTACTCGGCAATCATCTTTTTTTATTTGCAGTCTCCTAAAGAAATTACTGTTACAGCCATAAATTTATCGTTTTTGTCAACATATGAATATGCTATATCTACACCTTTATTTACAAGATCTGCCAGTGGTGATGGACACAATTCAGTTAAATTGATATTTCTTATTACATTTTTAAATGTATTTTGATCTATATTTCTAATATCTGCATCGTGAAGCTTGTAATGGTATGTTAATTTGTTGTACTTTGCACTCGCAAAAAGCAAAGTTTGTCTTGTTCCGTCTGGAAGATCAAAAGTTTTTGGTGCAATACTGTTCACTTCTTCAGCCATTATAGAAACAATTGAATTTACATTGCTTTGGCTATGTGCATTAATAGGTATCATATAAAATAAAATTAATAAAAAAATACAAACAAAATTCTTCATTTTATTGGCTCCATTTTTTTAAATATTTTTGTTAAGAGTTTTTTTTTGAAAATGGGGTTTGAAGTCCAACGGAACGGAAACGTACGTTAAGGGCTGACTCCACCAAACGGAAATTTGTGTACGCTAAGCCCTGGGCACTACCAACAAACGTGCCTTTTGGGGCAAAGTTCAATGTGTACATTCCCGAGGAACCAGTACTTGATACCTGGTGACACGAATGTTGGGTCTGGGCCTTTTTCCAAGGCACTGAACCAAAGATTGATTCAACAAGCTCTGTGGAGATAGCTCCACAATTGACCGTGATGAATGGTCCATCCCGCCGGGGACCGACTTGCTGCATTGCTCGCGCCAGGGATTCCTTGCCAGTTCACGTTTCACCTAAATCTTCTCAGACAACCCCAACCTATTGCCCACATCCTCATACTCCGCATCCTGGGCATAGACCTTCTCCAACTCCGTCCGCGACCGCTTGTGCTGGTTCATCTCCGCATAGACCTACGCCCGCTCATAGCGCAGCGCCAACAGTAAGTCCTTGCCACGGTCCCTGGTCCGGCGCAAAGCCGCCGTCAGTGTATCCCTGGCAGCGGTATGCAGGCCCTGGGCACGCAGGGCCTTGGCCTTGTAGAGCATCAGCGCGGCATGAGCCGATGGTTCATTGCTCATTTCACCGATCATGCATACGATTTCGTAATAGGCCTGAGGTGCATAGGAGCGTAAGTCCAGGAGTTGGTTTGAAGCTGACAATCGTCACGGACTGTTCTCATGCTAAAAACTCCCATTATATATGAAGGTACATTGCCAAATTAACTGTCTATACAGAAAAAAAGTGGCGATTAGAAATAACAAGACTTCTCAACAAGAAATCATCTGTATAATGCTATCACATAACAAATCACGGTGAAGCCTTCCATTTTCATCAAACAATTCTATAAAATACAACGCGCATGTATGATTATCAAGAAAAATAGCATGACCTGAATTTTCAAATTTTCCTTGCACATTGTTGTTATTGTTTGATATTCGAGGATAAATTAGAAAACTTTTTTTAGCTCCAAATTGTATATTATAGGTGTACATTTGCTGGAGATCAGCATCACTCGGTTTGTCATCTCGCGGCACCTTCCACTTCGTATCAAGAACAACATGCTGCCGCGTTTGACCATTGCCGATTTGAGCTATGATGTCTGGGCGAATACTTTTTCGAATCCCTTCAGACTTCCAAAATGGACGAGAAACTTGAGACTTGAAGGTGATTCCTTGGTCAGTATAGTTGCTTTCTGCTCGTTTGAGTTGTGCAAAAACATAACGTTCAAAGAGTTCATTCATGTCAAAAAGGATTGCCAGCACATCCTCTCCACCGCTGCGTACATCAGGGCAGTAATTGAGAATGATCAGACGGGCCAGTTGAATTGCACGGCGGTATCTTTCCGTATTTCTGTTATACTTGATTCTAGCAAAGGTTTCGTTTGTTACGAGAATATCCGTGATATATTCAAAATTCATGGACAAAGCGCGAGCACGTGCGGCCAAATACGGGTTTACGGAGATTTGAGTCAGTATGCCAATGGCTTTGTACAGGAGCTGATTCAACAGATTGTTCCGGTCGTATTGGAAATGTTCGGTATAGAAACGCTCACGGTGCACAAGATTGCGGGCAATCTGTTCCTGAAAAAGCAGACGGCCTTTCAATGTCGTTAAGTAGCCTTGTTTCCTGCGATACTTACGTACAAGACCGTGACGAACCAGTTTGGCAACATCGGCAAGAAATGACTCAAAAAAAATGTCCAGAATAGTAGCCGACTGAATGCGGAGGGTGGCATCAGACAGCGAAGTCAGGCGAATCATCCCGGACCACCGGATCATGTCTATGAGTGCTTTCTGCCATTTATCCTTTTGTTGATCGGAGGTCGGAGCATTGTCAGCTTTAGGCAGGATCTCAATCGTCAGGTTGCCCACCTGGATCACACCGACATAATTGCGAAAGTATATGCGGTTATGACCAACGGCAAAGAAGGCGTTCCCATGACGTTCATTGTATTGGACCAAGCGACGAAAATGAAGGTCCGTGAATGAATCACCAACCGGGAGCGTGGAATACTCAAAAACCTGAACCGGATTAGGCATAGATGGATTTGAAGTCTTCCTCGTTCATGATCATCGGGTTATTCAAGACATAGAGAACTCGTTCCTCAAATTCATCAAACCCCCAATCCCCTGAAGCCCACCGTACATCCAAGTGATTTCGGGTTACAAAGCGTTCCCCTAAAATCATGCCGATCTTGGCCGTGTTTCCATAAAAGTATTCCTCAAGTAGTGGTAGCACCTTGGTCGCAAATACAGTCCGCAGTTCTTGCAAGGGCTCGGCACTCTCAAGAATGCTCAAAAAGTAGGAGTGCCCAATGCAATGGTCCTTATCCAAGAGCTTTTCGATACGACTATTGATAGTGTGAAGGAGCATCTCCAGATTCACGCTGAAGCCTTTGATATCTCCATCATTTCGCAGGAGACTTGGGTCTGGGGGGACGGATATGAAGGTAAAGCGACGACGCAAGGCTGTGTCCAAGGCCTCAATGCTACGATCTGCCGTGTTCATGGCCCCAATGATATAGAGATTCTTGGGAACAACAAATTTTGTTTGCGAATAAGGCAGGATAGCCGTCAATTCATTTTTTGCGTCCTTGCGCTTATCATCCTCGATCAAGGTGATGAGTTCGCCAAAAATATTGGCCACATTGCCTCGATTAATTTCGTCAATGATCAGCGCGTAATCGTGGCCTGGATCGGCCAAGGCTTTTTGCACCATGGTTTTGAATATGCCCGGCCTAACTTCGTAAGTCAGATCATCCGCGACATCCTCGATAATTCCCTCGGAAGCCATTACCGGCTTGATTCCTTCTACAAAATCCTCGTAACTAAAAGATTGGTGGAATGTAGTAAATGCGTAGCGTTTTACCATTCGCTGCTTGTTGGGATCATATTCAAGGTATTCCTTCAGTTTATTCTTTAACTCCGGAAGGGTCTCTGCTGCGATTTCCTCATCGATTGACCATGTAGAGTGTTCATCCTTCCAAAATAATAATGGTTCATATCTCTTTTTATAATTGACATTTGGACAATCATTTTTTGTGTGCATCTGGATATGCGCCCAGATGGCAGCCCTTGGATTTGCGTTGTTGGATCGTTTTATGCGGGCTTGCATCAAGGGATGAACCATTATTTGACTTACTTTGCATTTCTTCAGGTCCATCATCACCATTGTAATTACCTGCCACCAGCCCATGTCCGCTACAAGGGAATCCGTATACTCTTCTCTGGATAATTTTGCCTCAGTATCTGTGAATCTTACCATATAATCATTACGTAACTTCCAAGTCTTGCCCGTACCAGGTGGGCCGTAAAGGATTATGTTGCGGGGAATGCTCGGTGGCGGTGGATCGTCCTTTTTGGCACCGTTCTCATTAATTTTCTTTACTATCTCTGGGATTCCATTTTTGAACTCCCAGGCTAGACCTGCAACCTTCCACAGAGCATTATCATTCCCGAAAAATTCAATAAAAGCAGAAGAATTAGCCAAGGATGATGCAAACTTTCCTGCCATAGCCAGTTTCGCTGGGTACGATGGTCCAGAAAGCAGCCTTCTGTTTGATCCTGTAACCAACTCAAAAAGCTTATTCCATCTGTTTTCACGAAAATCAACGTAGCGATCAGGAAATTTTGCACTCATTAAAATACTTGCGAATTGGACGGCGCTGGATACATCTTTCCCCTTAGGGTCTGTATAACCTGCTTTCATTGCATTTTGGATAAACAATTCTAAGCGATCAATCTCAATTATGTCCGATTCGTCGTTGAATAGCTCCTCGATCAAATTTAGAGCATGTCCTGAATTGAAAAAATCATTCATCCGAATAGAATCACCTTGAGTTTCCAACATCCACAAGTTTGATAGCGTTTTTTGCAGCATTTGCAAATTAATAGGTTTGCTATTTAATATATCTTTTGTTTCAGAAAGATATTTTATTCTATTTGTAATTTCATTTTCACTTTTTGATCTTTCACCTGTTAGTATATATTGAACAACCTGATTAATGTTAAGTTTGTTGTAATCTGCTGTTTCTTGCAAGAGTTTTCGTAGACCTTTATCTACTTCTTCTTGATTAGCTGGAATTTTATTTGACCCAATAAATGCGTCACGCGAAACCTGCGGAAAGTTATCTGAAAATTCGTTCTTCACACGTTGAATGATTGATCTGTAATCAGATATTGTAACTACTCGATTTGGATTAACTTTGATACCTTTCTCACCAAGGAAAGCGACCATTAGTGAGTCCAGTGCAATGTATTCATCTGGATTCAACCAGAACAGGCCGATTGTTAGTTTTGGTATGGCAATCTGTCTGATGGCCAAGCATCTTTTAAAAACTTCAGCATCCATCTTCTCTGGACCGTGATCCAGACACTCATGGGCCAGATCCCACAATGCAGGGATATCCTCCTCTTTGCGTTTAGCGGCAAACGCAAAGAACCACGCTTTCTGCAAATTCGCCACTGGTATGCCATGAAAATCAGACGGGACTGGCGCAGCGAGTTTCAACCTCGTCTTCAAAAAAGATAAAATCTTGATTCGATTCTTTTCCGTTAGCCCCCTGTTAAAATGAGCAAAGAATGTGAACGGATCAATTTCTAGTAAAGGAATACTTTCACCTGCCTCATTTTTATCTTTGAATTCTATGACGCGTAGTCCATTTTCCAGCATTTCCATGGAAAGAGACAACAATTCATCCTGCCGGTCACGATATTGCAGCAGTTTTTCAGCTAGTTCACGGTATATTTTTTTCCATGTAAACATATATTGTTTCCTTTATGTTGAAGAAGTATCCTGAGAAACACCCTCAATCCCCAACCTTTCCTTCACATCCTCATATCCCGCATCCTGCGCATACACCTTCTCCAACTCCGTGCGCGACCGCTTGTGCTGGTTCAAAGCCGCATAGACCAACGCCCGCTCATAGCGCAAGGCCAACAGCAAATCCCGGCTCCGGTCCTTGGTCCGGCGCAAAGCCGCCGTCAGCGTATCCCTGGCAGCGGTATGCAGGCCTTGGGCTCGTAGGGCCTTGGCCTTGTAGAGCATCAGCGCGGCATGAGCGGCTGATTCGTTGCTCACATCACGGGCCATGCGCACGATTTCGTGGTAGGTCTGGGGATCATCAGGACGGGCGTCCAGGAGCAGTTCGGCCAGGGACGCCTTGACCACAACGTCGTCAGGCAGCATGTCCCGCAGTTCCATAAGCGTCTCGGCGGCCCGGAGATGTTCATCCATGGCCTGGTGGGCCTCGGCCATGCCCAAAAGCAAACCGCGCCGACGCGGGCCGATATGCGCTTCCAGTTCCCTGCTGATGGGCAAAGCCAGTTCGACATGCACCCCGTACTTGGCAAAAAGCTTACCCAGCGAGCCGTGACGCTGATCGGCCAGTTGCAGGGCCACCAATGCTTCCTGGAAGCGCGACTTCTTCAAGGCCAGAAAACCGGCCATGAACGCGGAATCCGCCAGATCCAGGGAAGCCCGGAACTGTTCCAGGGCGCAGCTTTCGCGTCCCTGGACAAAGGCTTTCAACCCATCCACAAAAGCCCGC
This window encodes:
- a CDS encoding type II toxin-antitoxin system RelE/ParE family toxin, translated to MIITFGDKETQSVYVDGKSKKLPPDLIRRAVRRLEYINLATSLNDLKTPPGNRLHALREDRAGQYAIAINDQWRICFRFEDGDAYDVEVVDYH
- a CDS encoding HigA family addiction module antitoxin, producing MPIPNTTPRTIAPTHPGEMLREDFMPDYELSPTSLATSLGVTRQTINELIRCRRAVTPLMALRLSRLFGNSPRFWLNAQQAVDLWDLEAAYRDKLEAIPRLGAVKDEATALA
- a CDS encoding helix-turn-helix domain-containing protein → MLTMDTETQIRELLQAGAKPSHVARDLGVSRVSVYRALGKAA
- a CDS encoding SHOCT domain-containing protein, with amino-acid sequence MPTPLEILNERLASGDISLSEYDLIKSKITQETQSSKINDQHIEEKQEYVEIDKKNYLAPSNRSPISINSYLMVAGD
- a CDS encoding McrC family protein — encoded protein: MPNPVQVFEYSTLPVGDSFTDLHFRRLVQYNERHGNAFFAVGHNRIYFRNYVGVIQVGNLTIEILPKADNAPTSDQQKDKWQKALIDMIRWSGMIRLTSLSDATLRIQSATILDIFFESFLADVAKLVRHGLVRKYRRKQGYLTTLKGRLLFQEQIARNLVHRERFYTEHFQYDRNNLLNQLLYKAIGILTQISVNPYLAARARALSMNFEYITDILVTNETFARIKYNRNTERYRRAIQLARLIILNYCPDVRSGGEDVLAILFDMNELFERYVFAQLKRAESNYTDQGITFKSQVSRPFWKSEGIRKSIRPDIIAQIGNGQTRQHVVLDTKWKVPRDDKPSDADLQQMYTYNIQFGAKKSFLIYPRISNNNNNVQGKFENSGHAIFLDNHTCALYFIELFDENGRLHRDLLCDSIIQMISC
- a CDS encoding AAA family ATPase is translated as MFTWKKIYRELAEKLLQYRDRQDELLSLSMEMLENGLRVIEFKDKNEAGESIPLLEIDPFTFFAHFNRGLTEKNRIKILSFLKTRLKLAAPVPSDFHGIPVANLQKAWFFAFAAKRKEEDIPALWDLAHECLDHGPEKMDAEVFKRCLAIRQIAIPKLTIGLFWLNPDEYIALDSLMVAFLGEKGIKVNPNRVVTISDYRSIIQRVKNEFSDNFPQVSRDAFIGSNKIPANQEEVDKGLRKLLQETADYNKLNINQVVQYILTGERSKSENEITNRIKYLSETKDILNSKPINLQMLQKTLSNLWMLETQGDSIRMNDFFNSGHALNLIEELFNDESDIIEIDRLELFIQNAMKAGYTDPKGKDVSSAVQFASILMSAKFPDRYVDFRENRWNKLFELVTGSNRRLLSGPSYPAKLAMAGKFASSLANSSAFIEFFGNDNALWKVAGLAWEFKNGIPEIVKKINENGAKKDDPPPPSIPRNIILYGPPGTGKTWKLRNDYMVRFTDTEAKLSREEYTDSLVADMGWWQVITMVMMDLKKCKVSQIMVHPLMQARIKRSNNANPRAAIWAHIQMHTKNDCPNVNYKKRYEPLLFWKDEHSTWSIDEEIAAETLPELKNKLKEYLEYDPNKQRMVKRYAFTTFHQSFSYEDFVEGIKPVMASEGIIEDVADDLTYEVRPGIFKTMVQKALADPGHDYALIIDEINRGNVANIFGELITLIEDDKRKDAKNELTAILPYSQTKFVVPKNLYIIGAMNTADRSIEALDTALRRRFTFISVPPDPSLLRNDGDIKGFSVNLEMLLHTINSRIEKLLDKDHCIGHSYFLSILESAEPLQELRTVFATKVLPLLEEYFYGNTAKIGMILGERFVTRNHLDVRWASGDWGFDEFEERVLYVLNNPMIMNEEDFKSIYA
- a CDS encoding DUF4236 domain-containing protein; this encodes MAFRFFRRFRVAPGITMNLSKSGPSLSFGPRGAKMTLGSKGMRRTLGLPGTGFYYTEHSPWSSSGGRRRSSSQSGQMHATVKDRLTLGFFKRLITPKDERAFVDGLKAFVQGRESCALEQFRASLDLADSAFMAGFLALKKSRFQEALVALQLADQRHGSLGKLFAKYGVHVELALPISRELEAHIGPRRRGLLLGMAEAHQAMDEHLRAAETLMELRDMLPDDVVVKASLAELLLDARPDDPQTYHEIVRMARDVSNESAAHAALMLYKAKALRAQGLHTAARDTLTAALRRTKDRSRDLLLALRYERALVYAALNQHKRSRTELEKVYAQDAGYEDVKERLGIEGVSQDTSST